Proteins from a genomic interval of Nocardioides jishulii:
- a CDS encoding M56 family metallopeptidase, whose protein sequence is MIAVLLAGPVPALLARWKWLHHTPFASMVLWQAVALAAVLSAVGAGLSLITDSTWNKDHAPWGSTAAVLAGLLTVSVVIRLLISGHRVGTSLRATRRRHREQLDLVADRLGSHGRVRVLDHDVPVAYCVPGVGNPRVVVSGAALQRLEKRQLDAVFAHEKAHLKARHDLVLEAFTVLHRAFPAWVSSSAALREVRLLVEILADRAALRVGSPKDLAHALLAMASGRAPEGAMGVGTVDLVERVRVLGDLKPRPLQVFCLLAVSWALLVAPTALVVAPWLNEL, encoded by the coding sequence GTGATCGCCGTCCTCCTGGCTGGTCCCGTCCCTGCCCTTCTCGCGCGCTGGAAGTGGCTGCACCACACCCCCTTTGCCTCGATGGTGCTGTGGCAGGCCGTCGCGCTCGCCGCCGTGCTCTCCGCGGTCGGAGCGGGGTTGTCGCTGATCACCGACTCCACGTGGAACAAGGACCACGCGCCCTGGGGGTCGACCGCTGCCGTGCTGGCCGGACTGCTGACCGTCTCGGTGGTCATTCGCCTGCTGATCTCGGGCCACCGCGTGGGCACGTCCCTGCGGGCGACCCGTCGACGCCACCGCGAGCAGCTCGACCTGGTCGCGGACCGTCTGGGCAGCCACGGGCGGGTACGCGTGCTGGACCACGACGTTCCGGTGGCGTACTGCGTCCCGGGCGTGGGCAACCCCCGCGTCGTCGTCTCGGGCGCTGCGTTGCAGCGGCTGGAGAAACGTCAGCTCGACGCCGTCTTCGCCCACGAGAAGGCGCACCTCAAGGCTCGCCACGACCTCGTGCTCGAGGCGTTCACGGTGCTGCACCGGGCGTTCCCGGCCTGGGTCTCCTCGAGCGCTGCGCTGCGCGAGGTCCGGCTCCTGGTGGAGATTCTGGCTGACCGCGCCGCCCTCAGGGTGGGGAGTCCGAAGGACCTCGCCCACGCGCTCCTGGCGATGGCCAGCGGACGCGCGCCGGAGGGGGCCATGGGCGTGGGCACCGTGGACCTCGTCGAGCGGGTCCGGGTGCTGGGCGACCTCAAGCCGCGACCGTTGCAGGTGTTCTGCCTGCTGGCCGTCTCCTGGGCCCTGCTGGTGGCCCCGACCGCGCTGGTCGTGGCGCCCTGGCTCAACGAGCTGTAG
- a CDS encoding cytochrome ubiquinol oxidase subunit I encodes MEVLDIARWQFGIITVYHFLFVPLTIGLTMLIAVMETIWVRTRKEEYLRLVKFFGKLFLINFALGLVTGIVQEFQFGMNWSDYSRFVGDVFGAPLAVEGLLAFFLESTFLGLWIFGWDKLPRALHAACMWLVHLGTLASAWFILAANSWMQHPVGHTYNPETGRAELVDFAAVMFNKVQLVTFPHVVLAAYMTAGAFMVGVAAYLYVSKRHEHDKSLYHKAIRIGAVAALVGGMGVAVSGDIQGKIMTDVQPMKMAAAEGLYETTTTAPFSVLTVGSLDGSEALGLIEIHGLTSFLATGSFNGTVEGINPLRERYIEEYGQDPGAAYYSSTGYVPVIPITYWSFRFMMGLGIWVAMGAAILLWATRKGRTPVGRRWPAILGLSLPITAVAANSFGWIFTEMGRQPWAVYGLMTTENAVSPGVSVFEAATSLIVLTLLYAVLAVVEVALLVKYVKIGAEPFAEPPDVPLGGNDDDRPMAFAY; translated from the coding sequence GTGGAAGTCCTGGACATCGCCAGATGGCAGTTCGGCATCATCACCGTCTACCACTTCCTGTTCGTGCCGCTCACCATCGGCCTGACCATGCTCATCGCGGTCATGGAGACGATCTGGGTGCGCACGCGCAAGGAGGAGTACCTGCGCCTGGTCAAGTTCTTCGGGAAGCTCTTCCTGATCAACTTCGCCCTCGGTCTCGTGACCGGCATCGTGCAGGAGTTCCAGTTCGGCATGAACTGGTCGGACTACTCCCGCTTCGTCGGTGACGTCTTCGGCGCTCCCCTGGCGGTGGAGGGACTGCTCGCCTTCTTCCTCGAGTCGACCTTCCTCGGCCTGTGGATCTTCGGCTGGGACAAGCTCCCCCGCGCCCTGCACGCCGCCTGCATGTGGCTCGTCCACCTCGGCACGCTCGCGTCGGCCTGGTTCATCCTCGCCGCCAACAGCTGGATGCAGCACCCGGTCGGTCACACGTACAACCCCGAGACGGGTCGCGCCGAGCTGGTCGACTTCGCCGCGGTGATGTTCAACAAGGTCCAGCTGGTCACGTTCCCGCACGTCGTGCTCGCGGCGTACATGACCGCCGGTGCCTTCATGGTCGGCGTGGCCGCCTACCTCTACGTCTCGAAGCGCCACGAGCACGACAAGTCGCTCTACCACAAGGCGATCCGCATCGGCGCCGTCGCCGCCCTCGTCGGCGGCATGGGCGTCGCGGTCTCGGGTGACATCCAGGGCAAGATCATGACCGACGTCCAGCCCATGAAGATGGCAGCCGCGGAGGGTCTGTACGAGACCACGACGACCGCACCCTTCTCGGTGCTCACGGTGGGCAGCCTGGACGGCTCCGAGGCACTCGGCCTGATCGAGATCCACGGGCTCACCTCGTTCCTCGCCACCGGCTCCTTCAACGGCACGGTGGAGGGCATCAACCCCCTGCGCGAGCGCTACATCGAGGAGTACGGCCAGGACCCGGGCGCCGCCTACTACAGCTCGACCGGCTACGTCCCGGTCATCCCGATCACCTACTGGTCGTTCCGCTTCATGATGGGTCTGGGCATCTGGGTCGCCATGGGTGCGGCCATCCTGCTCTGGGCCACGCGCAAGGGTCGTACGCCGGTGGGTCGCCGCTGGCCCGCGATCCTCGGCCTCTCGTTGCCCATCACGGCCGTCGCGGCCAACTCGTTCGGCTGGATCTTCACCGAGATGGGCCGCCAGCCCTGGGCCGTCTACGGGCTGATGACCACCGAGAACGCCGTCTCGCCGGGCGTGAGCGTCTTCGAGGCCGCCACCTCGCTGATCGTGCTCACCCTGCTCTACGCGGTGCTCGCGGTCGTGGAGGTCGCGCTCCTCGTGAAGTACGTCAAGATCGGCGCGGAGCCCTTCGCCGAACCACCGGACGTCCCCCTGGGCGGCAACGACGACGACCGCCCCATGGCGTTCGCGTACTGA
- a CDS encoding M4 family metallopeptidase yields the protein MKSQAEGTTTVSAEPATGRVGFIRVKGSGDLLPGRSAKGESGAAAKATAYVTQHAAAFGARAGELTQAGVQSSKTGWTVDFEQSYKGVPVFGAMLRAHVDSQGDLVSVNGYAAPGLDLSVNPRLSAEAAAERAVATVREEPPGENGAADTTGIKAVATDLVVYRIGATRGVEGKATLAYTVEVSNERNVRDVVFVDATHGKLLNRYSMVHEALDRRLYEADAQRNLTLVWQEGDPLLPDPAATVNPDQDSMVKSSGEAYWLFRNAFGRDSYDGEGEPMNIVNNDPAIQCPNANWNGVTTNYCNGVSSDDVVAHEWGHAYTEYTSGLIYQWQSGALNESYSDIWGETLDLVNGRLDEDEGDITTPRTVDQCSTSTRGDITMTIDAPASIAGPCADAAPAAFGPVFSPGGVTATVVVAVDPDEGADYTTTDACSPFTNAGAVSGNFAYADRGGCTFATKAANAEAAGATGIVVGDNAAGRLPLQMSGDADIYGAMVRQEDGTKIKSATEPVTVTIKDAGTTPKEESLRWLVGEDSSAFGGAIRDMWNPTCYGDPGKVTDAEYHCDTSDAGGVHSNSGVPNRTFTLLTDGGTYNEVAVSGIGIDKAAAIHWRAQSEYLTPVSDFVDHADALEASCADLVGTTVTKLTTTPDASPVAAGQVTAGDCAQVAAATAATELRTPPEQCNFQPMFDPNTPSLCGDGLSTKTIWSEDFEDGLAGWATSQEVVYEDGFGAPWESVSDAPGTNATKVAYGPAPDRGDCQAGENDFSSRDSITSTTIELPGAGHRFPKLSFDHYVATESGYDGGNVKISVNGRDFAPIPREAYLFNAPTTLTSEATNTSPLAGEPGFTGTDGGELTGTWGTSIVDLAAAGAKAGDLIKLRFDIGRDGCGGLDGWYVDNVEISSCLVATDVEATHSPSPVVEGKASKITVEVSRDGTSGTAPTGRVELTDEDGEVIGNKALRDGKVTFDVPKNLPVGNHTFTASYLGSGQFAPGTDEVRVTVKAKAKAGSTTRATVKPKSQRPRQDFKVTVNVKSSAVKNVSGKVVLRVKGAKVGQGTLRNGKVVITVRRNFKPGTYTLVAAYQGSKAVKASRVTVKFTVRKR from the coding sequence ATGAAGTCACAGGCCGAGGGCACCACCACGGTCTCCGCCGAGCCGGCCACCGGCCGCGTCGGCTTCATTCGCGTCAAGGGCTCCGGCGACCTCCTGCCCGGCCGCTCCGCCAAGGGCGAGAGCGGTGCCGCTGCCAAGGCCACCGCGTACGTCACCCAGCACGCCGCCGCGTTCGGCGCCCGGGCCGGTGAGCTCACCCAGGCCGGCGTCCAGTCGTCGAAGACCGGGTGGACCGTGGACTTCGAGCAGTCCTACAAGGGCGTGCCGGTCTTCGGCGCCATGCTCCGGGCCCACGTCGACTCCCAGGGTGACCTCGTCTCCGTCAACGGCTACGCAGCTCCCGGGCTCGACCTCTCGGTCAACCCCCGGCTCAGCGCGGAGGCCGCGGCCGAGCGTGCGGTCGCGACCGTGCGCGAGGAGCCGCCGGGCGAGAACGGCGCGGCCGACACCACGGGCATCAAGGCCGTCGCCACCGACCTCGTCGTCTACCGCATCGGCGCCACCCGTGGCGTCGAGGGCAAGGCTACCTTGGCCTACACGGTGGAGGTCAGCAACGAGCGCAACGTGCGCGACGTCGTCTTCGTCGACGCCACCCACGGCAAGCTGCTCAACCGCTACTCCATGGTCCACGAGGCCCTCGACCGTCGCCTGTACGAGGCCGACGCGCAGCGCAACCTCACCCTCGTGTGGCAGGAGGGCGACCCCCTGCTCCCCGACCCGGCAGCCACCGTCAACCCCGACCAGGACTCGATGGTGAAGAGCTCGGGCGAGGCCTACTGGCTCTTCCGCAACGCGTTCGGCCGCGACTCCTACGACGGGGAGGGCGAGCCGATGAACATCGTCAACAACGACCCCGCGATCCAGTGCCCCAACGCCAACTGGAACGGCGTCACCACCAACTACTGCAACGGCGTCTCCTCCGACGACGTGGTCGCACACGAGTGGGGGCACGCCTACACCGAGTACACGTCCGGCCTGATCTACCAGTGGCAGTCGGGTGCGCTCAACGAGTCCTACTCCGACATCTGGGGCGAGACCCTCGACCTGGTCAACGGCCGCCTGGACGAGGACGAGGGTGACATCACCACGCCGCGCACGGTCGACCAGTGCTCCACCTCCACGCGTGGCGACATCACCATGACCATCGATGCCCCCGCATCGATCGCCGGTCCCTGCGCCGACGCCGCCCCGGCAGCATTCGGTCCCGTCTTCAGCCCGGGCGGAGTGACCGCGACCGTCGTCGTGGCCGTCGACCCCGACGAGGGCGCCGACTACACGACCACCGACGCATGCTCCCCGTTCACCAACGCGGGTGCCGTGAGCGGCAACTTCGCCTACGCCGACCGCGGCGGCTGCACCTTCGCCACCAAGGCCGCCAACGCCGAGGCCGCCGGAGCCACCGGCATCGTCGTCGGCGACAACGCGGCCGGCCGGCTGCCGCTGCAGATGTCCGGTGACGCCGACATCTACGGAGCGATGGTGCGCCAGGAGGACGGCACCAAGATCAAGTCCGCCACCGAGCCGGTGACGGTCACGATCAAGGACGCCGGCACGACGCCCAAGGAGGAGAGCCTGCGCTGGCTCGTCGGCGAGGACTCCAGCGCCTTCGGCGGCGCGATCCGCGACATGTGGAACCCCACCTGCTACGGAGACCCGGGCAAGGTGACCGACGCCGAGTACCACTGCGACACCTCCGACGCCGGTGGTGTGCACAGCAACTCGGGCGTGCCCAACCGCACCTTCACGCTGCTCACCGACGGTGGCACCTACAACGAGGTCGCCGTCTCCGGCATCGGCATCGACAAGGCCGCGGCCATCCACTGGCGGGCCCAGTCGGAGTACCTCACGCCGGTCTCCGACTTCGTCGACCACGCCGACGCCCTCGAGGCCTCGTGCGCCGACCTGGTCGGGACCACCGTCACCAAGTTGACGACGACGCCCGACGCCTCCCCGGTCGCAGCCGGGCAGGTCACGGCGGGCGACTGTGCGCAGGTCGCTGCCGCGACCGCAGCAACCGAGCTGCGTACGCCGCCGGAGCAGTGCAACTTCCAGCCGATGTTCGACCCGAACACCCCGTCACTGTGCGGCGACGGGCTGAGCACGAAGACCATCTGGAGCGAGGACTTCGAGGACGGCCTGGCTGGCTGGGCGACCTCGCAGGAGGTCGTCTACGAAGATGGCTTCGGAGCACCGTGGGAGTCGGTCTCGGACGCGCCGGGCACGAACGCCACCAAGGTGGCCTACGGTCCGGCTCCCGACCGGGGCGACTGCCAGGCAGGTGAGAACGACTTCTCCAGCCGCGACTCGATCACGAGCACCACGATCGAGCTGCCCGGAGCGGGTCACCGATTCCCGAAGCTCTCGTTCGACCACTACGTGGCGACCGAGTCGGGATACGACGGCGGCAACGTCAAGATCAGCGTCAACGGTCGCGACTTCGCCCCCATCCCGCGTGAGGCCTACCTCTTCAACGCGCCCACGACGCTGACCTCCGAGGCCACCAACACCAGCCCGTTGGCCGGGGAACCGGGCTTCACCGGCACCGACGGCGGCGAGCTGACCGGCACCTGGGGAACCTCCATCGTCGACCTGGCCGCGGCCGGGGCGAAGGCGGGCGACCTCATCAAGCTCCGCTTCGACATCGGGCGTGACGGCTGTGGCGGCCTCGACGGCTGGTACGTCGACAACGTCGAGATCAGCAGCTGCCTGGTGGCGACCGACGTGGAGGCCACCCACTCCCCCTCGCCGGTCGTCGAGGGCAAGGCCTCGAAGATCACGGTCGAGGTCTCGCGCGACGGTACGTCCGGCACGGCCCCCACGGGCCGCGTCGAGCTCACCGACGAGGACGGAGAGGTGATCGGCAACAAGGCGCTGCGCGACGGCAAGGTCACGTTCGACGTGCCGAAGAACCTGCCGGTGGGCAACCACACCTTCACCGCCTCCTACCTCGGGTCCGGGCAGTTCGCCCCGGGCACGGACGAGGTGAGGGTGACGGTCAAGGCGAAGGCCAAGGCCGGGTCCACGACCCGGGCGACGGTGAAGCCGAAGTCGCAGCGGCCGCGTCAGGACTTCAAGGTGACGGTGAACGTGAAGTCGTCCGCCGTGAAGAACGTCTCCGGCAAGGTCGTCCTCCGCGTCAAGGGCGCGAAGGTCGGCCAGGGGACGCTGCGCAACGGCAAGGTCGTCATCACCGTGCGCCGCAACTTCAAGCCCGGCACGTACACCCTGGTCGCTGCCTACCAAGGCTCGAAGGCGGTCAAGGCGAGCCGGGTCACCGTGAAGTTCACGGTGCGGAAGAGGTGA
- the cydD gene encoding thiol reductant ABC exporter subunit CydD → MKPFDPALVPHLLPARRPLVVGLVAGTAQGLLAVAQAWAVGVLIVRLVTEPTGDGWHSPALWLGAVVVARALATYVVDVTGARASAIVSTTLRRRLLASASRLQAVELSQQRTGEMTALATRGMASVEPYLTRYLPSLVLAAVLPAATVATIFWLDWFSGLIVVLTLPLVPIFAILIGLNTKDRAERQWREMATLSGHFLDVVRGLPTLVAHRRATAQSRTIRAVTDRYRRATLETLKIAFVSSAALEFIATISVALVAVVVGLRLAAGGLDFETALIVLLLAPEAYWPWRRVGAEFHAAAEGTATFEAASALLDDGATTPDDTATPLALGQGLRVEGLSFVYPGRQDPALAPLTVDLGQRGLVAVTGPSGGGKSTLLALLLGELTPTTGVVTVDGTPLTADRLAARRATVATAPQRPWLTAGSIAENLRLGRPDAGPEQLWQALEAVDLHTVVAALPQGLDTPLGEDGAGLSAGQRARLGLARVVLAARPVVLLDEPSAHLDSESEAILLDTLRRLAQDALVVVVAHRDTVVASADRVVAVIPPARHPAPADTDLTDLATAASQAARPVPVVELDDEPARWGVRTGTLLGALSVTSGVALTATAAWLITRASEHPPVMYLIVAIVGVRTFGLARPVLRYVERLVSHDAAFRMLAERRAQVYDALVPLVPGRLGVRRGDLLTSVVDDVDALVDEQLRVRQPRATALLVAGVALLFTVLLHPLGAAVIAGLCLVGLAAHLVTWAGVRSAESDFVSARAAVSTQVETYLHSLRQWVLWQADGRVLDDVDAASNRLGRAATRSTRASAAGHALVILACGLGLVLMARVMAAPLAEGAISPAMTALLVMLPLALVDVFGPLVDAAPVAVRTRAARERLDALTSMSPAVTVAEDASTTPLSAHPSGQLEHVSLGWGDTPAVTDLDLSLPAGARVGLVGPSGCGKSTVAAGLLRFLDPSAGRLTWDGTDARALHPDTIRERVGLVDDDPYVFASTVLENVRLAKPGADDAAVLDALSRAHLGPWVASLPHGAGTMVGEGHAHVSGGERARLAMARALLADQPVLVLDEPTAHLDSETARAVSDELLADAGRTVVWITHGTIGLDEMDHVVSLEHVEAPADLVAHRAG, encoded by the coding sequence ATGAAGCCCTTCGACCCTGCGCTCGTCCCGCACCTCCTGCCAGCCCGCCGCCCCTTGGTGGTCGGTCTGGTGGCCGGGACGGCGCAGGGTCTGCTGGCCGTCGCCCAGGCCTGGGCGGTCGGTGTGCTGATCGTCCGGCTCGTCACCGAGCCGACCGGCGACGGCTGGCACTCCCCCGCCCTGTGGCTGGGGGCCGTCGTCGTGGCGCGTGCGCTCGCGACGTACGTCGTGGACGTCACGGGGGCCCGCGCCTCGGCGATCGTCTCGACGACCCTGCGCCGGCGCCTGCTGGCCTCGGCCTCCCGCCTCCAGGCCGTCGAGCTGTCGCAGCAGCGCACGGGCGAGATGACCGCCCTGGCCACCCGCGGAATGGCCTCGGTCGAGCCGTACCTCACCCGGTACCTGCCTTCACTCGTCCTGGCTGCCGTGCTGCCGGCCGCCACGGTGGCCACCATCTTCTGGCTCGACTGGTTCTCGGGCCTGATCGTCGTGCTGACCCTTCCGCTCGTGCCGATCTTCGCGATCCTGATCGGGCTCAACACCAAGGACCGCGCCGAGCGGCAGTGGCGCGAGATGGCGACGCTCTCGGGCCACTTCCTCGACGTCGTACGCGGTCTGCCCACCCTGGTCGCGCACCGCCGGGCCACCGCCCAGTCGCGCACCATCCGTGCCGTCACCGACCGCTATCGCCGCGCGACGCTGGAAACCCTCAAGATCGCCTTCGTCTCCTCGGCCGCGCTGGAGTTCATCGCGACCATCTCGGTCGCCCTCGTCGCCGTCGTCGTGGGCCTGCGCCTGGCCGCTGGCGGCCTCGACTTCGAGACCGCCCTGATCGTGCTCCTGCTGGCCCCCGAGGCCTACTGGCCGTGGCGCCGGGTGGGTGCGGAGTTCCACGCCGCGGCCGAGGGCACGGCCACCTTCGAGGCCGCGTCGGCACTGCTCGACGACGGCGCGACCACGCCCGACGACACGGCCACCCCGCTCGCCCTCGGCCAGGGTCTGCGCGTCGAGGGACTCAGCTTCGTCTACCCCGGTCGCCAGGACCCTGCGTTGGCGCCGCTCACCGTCGACCTCGGTCAGCGCGGCCTTGTCGCGGTGACCGGGCCCTCGGGTGGCGGCAAGTCGACCCTCCTGGCGCTCCTGCTCGGCGAGCTCACCCCGACCACCGGCGTCGTCACCGTCGACGGGACCCCGCTCACCGCCGACCGCCTCGCCGCCAGGCGTGCCACGGTCGCCACGGCCCCGCAGCGGCCGTGGCTGACCGCCGGATCCATCGCCGAGAACCTGCGGCTCGGACGACCCGACGCCGGCCCGGAGCAGCTCTGGCAGGCGCTCGAGGCGGTCGACCTGCACACGGTCGTCGCTGCCCTGCCCCAGGGCCTCGACACCCCGCTGGGTGAGGACGGAGCCGGGCTGTCCGCCGGCCAGCGAGCCCGCCTGGGCCTGGCCCGCGTCGTCCTGGCCGCCCGTCCGGTCGTCCTCCTCGACGAGCCGAGCGCCCACCTCGACAGCGAGTCGGAGGCGATCCTGCTCGACACGCTGCGCCGCCTCGCCCAGGACGCCCTCGTGGTCGTCGTCGCCCACCGCGACACGGTGGTCGCGAGCGCCGACCGGGTGGTCGCGGTGATCCCGCCGGCCCGCCACCCGGCCCCCGCCGACACCGACCTGACCGATCTCGCAACCGCGGCCTCGCAGGCCGCACGCCCGGTGCCGGTTGTCGAGCTGGACGACGAGCCAGCTCGCTGGGGCGTGCGCACCGGGACCCTGCTGGGCGCCCTCTCGGTCACCTCCGGTGTCGCCCTGACCGCGACCGCCGCATGGCTGATCACCCGCGCCTCCGAACACCCGCCGGTGATGTACCTCATCGTCGCGATCGTCGGCGTCCGCACCTTCGGCCTGGCCCGGCCGGTGCTGCGCTACGTCGAGCGCCTGGTCTCCCACGACGCCGCCTTCCGCATGCTGGCCGAGCGTCGTGCCCAGGTGTACGACGCCCTGGTGCCGCTGGTGCCCGGCCGGCTCGGGGTGCGCCGCGGCGACCTCCTCACCAGCGTCGTCGACGACGTCGACGCCCTGGTCGACGAGCAGCTGCGGGTGCGTCAGCCCCGCGCCACGGCCTTGCTCGTCGCCGGTGTCGCGCTGCTGTTCACCGTCCTGCTCCACCCCCTCGGCGCGGCCGTCATCGCCGGACTCTGCCTCGTCGGGCTGGCGGCGCACCTGGTCACGTGGGCCGGTGTCCGCTCCGCCGAGTCCGACTTCGTCTCGGCCCGTGCCGCCGTCTCGACCCAGGTCGAGACCTACCTGCACAGCCTGCGCCAGTGGGTCCTGTGGCAGGCCGACGGCCGCGTCCTCGACGACGTCGACGCCGCCTCGAACCGTCTCGGGCGTGCCGCGACCCGCTCGACCCGTGCCAGCGCAGCCGGACACGCCCTGGTCATCCTGGCCTGCGGCCTGGGGCTGGTGCTGATGGCGCGGGTGATGGCCGCGCCGCTGGCCGAGGGCGCCATCTCGCCCGCCATGACGGCGTTGCTGGTGATGCTGCCCCTGGCTCTGGTCGACGTCTTCGGACCGCTGGTCGACGCCGCCCCGGTGGCGGTGCGCACCCGCGCAGCCCGTGAGCGCCTCGACGCCCTGACGAGCATGAGCCCCGCCGTCACGGTCGCCGAGGACGCGTCCACCACTCCCCTGTCGGCCCACCCGTCCGGTCAGCTCGAGCACGTGTCGCTGGGCTGGGGTGACACCCCCGCGGTGACCGACCTCGACCTGTCGCTGCCCGCCGGCGCCAGGGTCGGCCTCGTCGGTCCCAGCGGATGCGGCAAGTCCACCGTCGCCGCCGGCCTGCTGCGCTTCCTCGACCCGAGCGCCGGACGCCTCACCTGGGACGGCACGGACGCGCGCGCCCTGCACCCGGACACGATCCGCGAGCGCGTCGGCCTCGTCGACGACGACCCGTACGTCTTCGCCTCGACCGTGCTCGAGAACGTACGCCTGGCGAAGCCCGGGGCCGACGACGCGGCCGTGCTGGACGCCTTGTCGCGCGCCCACCTGGGCCCGTGGGTGGCCTCGTTGCCGCACGGCGCAGGGACCATGGTCGGCGAGGGTCACGCCCACGTGTCGGGCGGCGAGCGCGCACGGCTCGCGATGGCCCGCGCACTGCTGGCCGACCAGCCGGTGCTGGTGCTGGACGAGCCGACGGCCCACCTCGACTCGGAGACGGCGCGCGCAGTCTCCGACGAGCTGCTCGCCGATGCCGGACGTACGGTCGTGTGGATCACCCACGGGACCATCGGACTGGACGAGATGGACCACGTCGTGAGTCTCGAGCACGTGGAGGCTCCCGCCGACCTCGTCGCCCACCGCGCGGGCTGA
- the cydB gene encoding cytochrome d ubiquinol oxidase subunit II: MELTTVWFALIAILWIGYFTLEGFDFGVGMLLPKLARNEKERRVMYNTVGPVWDGNEVWVLVAGGATFAAFPEWYATLFSGFYLPLLLILVALIVRNLAFEYRHKRDDDRWRKRWDWALILGSWTPAVLWGVAFANIVAGVPIDAEKEFTGTLFTLLNPLGLLGGLVTASLFATHGAIFVALKTDGEIRHRARDMAAKLGVLAAVLAVVFMVWIQMKTGSLASAVAFVLAALALVAGLVANLRGREGWAFIGTFTTIALAVGGLFLALFPDVMPSTTDAAFSLTTTNAAATAYTLKVMTWVAVIFTPIVLMYQAWTYWIFRKRITVAHIPDPEDFTSLAPAETLEK; this comes from the coding sequence ATGGAACTCACCACAGTCTGGTTCGCGCTCATCGCGATCCTCTGGATCGGCTACTTCACGCTCGAGGGCTTCGACTTCGGTGTCGGCATGCTGCTGCCGAAGCTGGCGAGGAACGAGAAGGAACGCCGTGTCATGTACAACACCGTCGGCCCGGTCTGGGACGGCAACGAGGTGTGGGTGCTGGTCGCGGGCGGTGCCACCTTCGCCGCCTTCCCCGAGTGGTACGCCACGCTCTTCAGCGGCTTCTACCTGCCACTGCTCCTCATCCTGGTCGCGCTGATCGTCCGCAACCTCGCCTTCGAGTACCGGCACAAGCGTGACGACGACAGGTGGCGCAAGCGGTGGGACTGGGCGCTCATCCTCGGCTCCTGGACACCTGCGGTGCTGTGGGGCGTGGCCTTCGCCAACATCGTGGCCGGCGTGCCGATCGACGCCGAGAAGGAGTTCACCGGAACCCTCTTCACCCTGCTCAACCCCCTGGGCCTGCTGGGTGGACTGGTGACGGCCAGCCTCTTCGCCACCCATGGCGCGATCTTCGTCGCCCTGAAGACCGACGGCGAGATCCGTCACCGGGCCCGTGACATGGCCGCCAAGCTGGGCGTGCTGGCCGCGGTCCTGGCAGTCGTCTTCATGGTCTGGATCCAGATGAAGACCGGGAGCCTCGCCTCCGCCGTCGCCTTCGTGCTGGCCGCGCTGGCCCTGGTCGCTGGTCTCGTCGCCAACCTGAGGGGCCGCGAGGGCTGGGCCTTCATCGGCACCTTCACCACGATCGCGCTGGCAGTCGGGGGCCTCTTCCTGGCCCTCTTCCCCGACGTGATGCCGTCGACGACGGACGCTGCCTTCTCGCTCACCACCACCAACGCGGCGGCCACGGCCTACACGCTGAAGGTGATGACGTGGGTGGCGGTGATCTTCACGCCGATCGTGCTGATGTACCAGGCGTGGACCTACTGGATCTTCCGCAAGCGCATCACCGTGGCGCACATCCCCGACCCCGAGGACTTCACGAGCCTCGCCCCTGCCGAGACCTTGGAGAAGTGA
- a CDS encoding BlaI/MecI/CopY family transcriptional regulator, with the protein MTTKREAPSEGRRLTSRSTGKASLGDLERAVMDVLWDLEEGHEVTVRQVHATLSQGRDVAYTTVMTVMDRLARKGMTIQHKDGRAYRYAARTTRAAMTADLMRGTLSDLGSGDREPALVAFVEEASAEDLAALRRALAALDAD; encoded by the coding sequence GTGACCACGAAGAGAGAAGCCCCATCCGAAGGCCGACGACTCACTTCGCGCAGCACTGGCAAGGCATCGCTGGGCGACCTCGAACGTGCGGTGATGGACGTGTTGTGGGACCTCGAGGAGGGCCACGAGGTGACCGTTCGTCAGGTCCACGCCACTCTGTCGCAGGGGCGCGACGTCGCCTACACGACCGTGATGACCGTGATGGACCGCCTCGCCCGCAAGGGGATGACCATCCAGCACAAGGACGGTCGTGCCTACCGGTACGCGGCGCGCACCACGCGGGCGGCGATGACCGCCGACCTGATGCGTGGCACTCTCTCCGACCTCGGCTCCGGCGACCGCGAGCCGGCGCTGGTCGCCTTCGTGGAGGAGGCCTCCGCCGAGGACCTGGCCGCGCTGCGTCGGGCGCTCGCCGCCCTGGACGCCGACTGA